Proteins from a single region of Trypanosoma brucei brucei TREU927 chromosome 7, complete sequence:
- a CDS encoding RNA binding protein, putative, whose amino-acid sequence MPNSDHSYSYGYGYSGSRGGSNSAGAKRERSTSPKGSHNRHYHHGSYHRYRDSDSGRSYHSGRSGDEPQYVIAASAPCLQVPSDLPVDVAAFIDLVAFYIVQGGPTAEEEIMRREANNHHFAFLRGTWKDPQQLYYRWRLYSLLQGDTLLKWRTEPFQIERGKDAYAWIPPPPISSGPECLLGACTGGPRETKGKPTDGSGRSSNASAVGAARPQPSALWLSRMCVSEGTYFVALGKEEVEKWEKLLSMDHIVEELGGVATTSTTTTTAPPSSSSTAGSSATCCGMTLEERIGKLAASLLNGERIAERMVFAVEHQKAALHLMSFILDEVVRLAYASADAARGNGNTNTTVAARTGSCSSGGNSCRNPAFLAAARCCMCLSYLFTLNDIGRNGGAHPLLDEDVANMVASHGGHQGGGANKPAGSGNNSRGTSADPSLVPPASVLANTSARGPLPLMPLPNTAVITPTAASHSVRALNRAVEKIMPTLIEATLLVALNTVRQYGSLQVVKALDADKNEEKPPGVEGTEGILPMGTDHTAHLHVQARISTTAVSADVMDLRKEDRDAVCMIGLLLLSWLKQLCSSWSDGDVIGSRCWSTLASKYNFLVSQTIETT is encoded by the coding sequence ATGCCAAACAGTGATCACAGCTACAGCTACGGCTACGGCTACAGTGGTAGCAGGGGTGGGAGCAACAGTGCCGGCGCTAAGCGGGAGCGCTCGACTAGTCCGAAGGGCAGCCACAATCGGCATTATCATCACGGCAGTTACCACCGCTATCGTGACTCCGATAGCGGCCGTTCATATCACAGTGGCCGAAGTGGTGACGAGCCGCAATACGTCATCGCAGCCTCCGCACCGTGTCTGCAGGTACCGTCCGACCTTCCCGTCGATGTCGCAGCCTTCATCGATCTTGTTGCATTTTACATCGTGCAAGGCGGTCCAAcggcggaggaggaaattATGCGACGGGAGGCGAACAACCATCACTTTGCCTTTCTGCGTGGCACGTGGAAGGATCCACAGCAGTTGTACTACCGCTGGCGACTGTACTCGTTGTTACAAGGCGATACGTTGTTAAAATGGCGAACGGAGCCGTTTCAGATTGAGCGGGGGAAAGATGCCTACGCATGGATCCCACCGCCGCCGATATCGAGTGGGCCAGAGTGCCTCCTTGGTGCCTGCACCGGAGGGCCTCGTGAAACGAAAGGTAAGCCCACAGACGGTAGTGGACGGAGTTCGAACGCCTCTGCAGTCGGCGCGGCGCGTCCGCAGCCGTCGGCCTTGTGGCTCTCGCGGATGTGCGTATCCGAGGGCACCTACTTTGTAGCGctggggaaagaggaagtggagaagTGGGAGAAACTGCTCTCAATGGACCACATTGTGGAAGAACTGGGAGGAGTGGCGACTACTTCTACTACTACGACTACGGCTCCCCCTTCGTCATCATCGACTGCTGGATCCTCTGCCACCTGTTGTGGGATGACACTGGAGGAACGTATAGGTAAGTTAGCTGCGTCGTTGCTGAATGGTGAACGCATAGCGGAGCGCATGGTATTCGCAGTTGAGCACCAAAAGGCCGcactgcacttgatgagctttATCCTTGATGAAGTCGTACGGCTAGCCTACGCATCTGCCGACGCAGCAAGGGGGAACGGCAATACCAACACCACGGTCGCTGCGAGGACAGGGAGTTGCAGTAGCGGTGGAAATTCATGTAGAAACCCTGCTTTTCTCGCTGCCGCCCGCTGCTGCATGTGCTTGTCATACCTTTTTACGCTGAATGATATTGGAAGGAACGGTGGGGCACACCCGCTGTTAGATGAAGATGTGGCCAATATGGTGGCATCACACGGTGGTCATCAAGGCGGGGGCGCAAATAAGCCAGCGGGCAGTGGGAATAATAGTAGGGGAACGAGTGCGGACCCTTCACTTGTGCCTCCCGCTTCCGTACTTGCAAACACTTCGGCACGTGGACCGCTGCCATTAATGCCATTACCCAACACAGCGGTTATAACGCCTACAGCCGCCAGCCATAGTGTGCGTGCACTTAACCGTGCTGTAGAGAAAATCATGCCCACACTTATTGAAGCCACGTTGCTTGTGGCGCTCAACACGGTTCGGCAATATGGATCACTGCAGGTGGTTAAAGCATTGGACGCtgacaaaaatgaagagaaaccCCCCGGAGTGGAGGGGACGGAAGGAATTCTACCGATGGGTACTGACCATACCGCACACCTGCATGTGCAGGCCCGGATATCGACCACAGCCGTTTCCGCTGATGTTATGGACTTGAGGAAAGAGGATCGAGACGCCGTCTGCATGATTGGTCTGTTGCTTTTGTCGTGGTTGAAGCAGCTGTGCTCCTCGTGGTCCGATGGTGATGTGATCGGCAGCCGCTGTTGGAGTACGCTGGCGTCGAAATATAATTTTCTGGTGTCGCAGACGATTGAAACAACGTAG
- a CDS encoding ATP-dependent DEAD/H RNA helicase, putative (identical to SP|P23394| Pre-mRNA splicing factor RNA helicase PRP28 (Helicase CA8) {Saccharomyces cerevisiae} (PMID:7520570)): MNACNNNTGGASPAVRSYDGPTGDVNIAFLHLVEKQLLPVALGCGEGKHSQNSLMPPSVIENSAIYRAVVNYAREEAARKSNDGDGPHPHNIGREGRNNEGKTSAVAGTNATPAVKVSTTLLETAGVPAAAARRGVIPRDPLLLRKLRRQQQSQLQSGTGMSGKTITSSVPTAIHGGYGEERHCSSSSGSNTVSKGSTEENMFRQEVQVGLHWSKRPLKAMTSTGWDVFRQQIGIRIEVVARRRHGSSVTGNINNSGGAGARNSLATAFSGEALQPIRCWEEARLPLALGTVVARRFLLPTPIQSQCVPVALAPSGVDVDASPPLGSGRIDVLAVAETGSGKTAAYLIPLLATIVSPPSRLKGDRSGKTGDDGGNSSAFRKCDEDRFASQGPLALVVVPTRELADQITREAQQLVSGIPDNEMKSLLQHERPVVVPSTEGKRSNDPPYNALDEIRVVKIVGGERADAQYEELLAGAHVVIGTVGQLEALLLQRLLALGSVGIVVMDEADRMLIEQQQQQSLIAVLERCPRPRQTLMFTATLGSVCEGIANKYFSLDGYVVVRVPHSCSTIVQAFEVVPSDPDTSSTVEFHDKEGNKEVKGDDGRKAPATEGKKNGKGGPQVSERRRNPLVHPVKFSRLVNYLVYATPPIVVFANEKRTCDALGNELSAEASRLMNLADTFPLETLVGETPKALQAHKTQRLPRHGQSSSPFDNLRSVAIVHSEQSQVQRQRLVDAFRSGGRRVLITTDLLARGLDVPNVMLVINYDMPSVVQALSSDNASRSDGEEGAVQRYIHRVGRTGRAGASGVAVSLVALPSALVQRAQQHLSRKGDKSGFSIGGDGTNKQRSGGGNDFVLGNASPVTDTWSSEKSRAQKRDRCELTGSRADADTEDLFPELQQDDGEYNDSDEDGNVDGGGDQGRPYGRNGRAKGEESLTRQRTEGKQATNHARSLFQSDEAVLQPLWAFLVSCAEANCTTPAIGSDIIQQQKCRQIQIPSVLAALMQACAQRSPHGTITT, encoded by the coding sequence ATGAACGCATGCAACAATAATACTGGCGGCGCCAGTCCTGCAGTCAGGTCGTACGACGGTCCAACAGGTGATGTAAATATAGCATTCCTTCACCTGGTGGAGAAGCAACTTCTTCCTGTCGCACTCGGATGCGGGGAGGGAAAACACTCACAAAATTCATTAATGCCTCCTTCAGTCATTGAGAACTCAGCCATTTACAGGGCAGTGGTTAACTACGCACGAGAAGAGGCTGCCCGTAAGAGCAACGATGGTGACGGGCCGCATCCTCACAATATTGGCCGCGAAGGAAGGAATAACGAGGGAAAAACATCTGCCGTGGCGGGGACAAATGCGACACCTGCCGTAAAGGTATCGACAACACTGCTGGAAACCGCAGGCGTaccggcagcagcggcgcgTAGGGGTGTAATTCCGCGTgaccctcttcttcttcgcaAACTTCGTCGACAGCAGCAATCCCAGCTGCAGTCAGGCACTGGAATGAGTGGTAAAACAATTACTTCCTCGGTGCCGACAGCCATTCACGGAGGTTATGGCGAGGAACGccactgcagcagcagcagcggcagcaacaccGTTAGTAAAGGGAGTACCGAAGAAAACATGTTCCGTCAAGAAGTACAAGTCGGTTTGCATTGGAGCAAACGACCACTAAAGGCGATGACATCTACTGGGTGGGACGTCTTCCGTCAACAGATAGGCATTCGCATAGAAGTTGTGGCTCGCCGCCGCCACGGTTCCTCCGTCACTGGCAATATCAACAACAGCGGTGGTGCTGGTGCTAGAAATTCTTTAGCCACCGCTTTCAGCGGTGAAGCATTACAACCCATACGCTGCTGGGAGGAAGCCCGTCTGCCTTTGGCACTTGGTACGGTGGTGGCTCGGCGATTCCTTCTGCCAACACCCATTCAGTCGCAGTGCGTCCCGGTAGCCCTGGCACCTTCTGGTGTCGATGTTGACGCATCCCCACCATTGGGAAGCGGACGGATCGATGTACTTGCTGTAGCTGAGACGGGAAGCGGGAAAACAGCTGCTTACCTCATTCCATTGCTCGCGACAATTGTGTCTCCCCCGTCGCGGCTCAAAGGTGACCGCAGCGGGAAGACAGGTGACGACGGTGGTAACAGCAGCGCTTTTAGGAAATGTGACGAGGATCGATTTGCATCCCAGGGTCCGCTGGCGCTCGTGGTGGTTCCCACGCGTGAGTTGGCTGATCAAATAACGCGAGAGGCACAACAGTTGGTGAGCGGAATTCCAGACAACGAAATGAAgtcgctgctgcagcacgAGCGCCCCGTTGTCGTGCCTTCCACTGAAGGGAAGCGGAGCAACGACCCACCATATAATGCACTGGATGAAATACGTGTTGTGAAGATTGTTGGGGGCGAGCGGGCAGATGCACAGTACGAGGAACTACTAGCCGGGGCTCATGTTGTGATCGGAACTGTGGGACAGCTCGAGGCATTGCTACTGCAGCGTCTATTGGCACTTGGAAGTGTAGGCATCGTTGTGATGGATGAGGCGGATCGCATGCTCAttgaacagcagcaacaacagagtCTTATTGCTGTGTTAGAGCGTTGTCCGCGGCCGCGGCAAACTCTCATGTTCACCGCAACACTTGGTAGTGTGTGCGAGGGGATTGCAAATAAGTATTTTTCACTCGATGGATACGTCGTGGTGCGTGTGCCGCACAGCTGCTCCACCATCGTGCAAGCGTTTGAAGTGGTGCCGAGTGACCCGGATACGTCGTCGACGGTGGAGTTCCAtgacaaagagggaaataaggaagtgaaaggagatgatggaagaaaagCTCCGGCAACggaaggtaagaaaaatGGGAAAGGGGGACCACAGGTAAGTGAGAGGCGTAGGAACCCATTGGTACACCCTGTAAAGTTTTCCCGTCTTGTTAATTACTTGGTGTACGCCACGCCACCCATTGTGGTGTTTGCCAATGAGAAACGGACGTGCGATGCCCTAGGTAACGAGTTGAGTGCTGAGGCTTCACGGCTCATGAATTTGGCGGACACCTTCCCACTGGAAACCCTCGTTGGTGAGACACCGAAAGCACTTCAGGCACACAAGACTCAGCGGTTGCCTCGGCATGGCCAGTCCTCATCGCCTTTTGACAATCTGCGCTCCGTGGCAATCGTCCACTCAGAGCAGTCGCAGGTGCAGCGGCAGCGTCTCGTCGACGCTTTTCGAAGCGGGGGGCGGCGGGTATTGATCACAACCGACTTGTTAGCCCGCGGTCTGGACGTGCCAAACGTCATGTTGGTGATAAATTACGATATGCCCTCCGTAGTTCAAGCTTTGAGCAGTGATAATGCCAGTCGAAGTGACGGTGAAGAGGGGGCGGTACAGAGGTATATCCATCGTGTGGGGCGTACAGGTCGCGCAGGTGCAAGTGGCGTGGCGGTGTCCCTTGTAGCGCTTCCGTCAGCACTTGTTCAGAGGGCACAGCAACACCTTTCCCGTAAAGGCGATAAAAGTGGCTTCAGTATCGGTGGGGACGGGACGAATAAGCAACGCAGCGGTGGTGGTAACGATTTTGTGCTGGGAAATGCGTCACCAGTGACTGACACATGGTCCTCTGAAAAATCCCGGGCGCAGAAACGGGACCGGTGTGAGCTGACAGGATCGAGAGCGGACGCGGACACCGAAGATCTGTTCCCGGAATTGCAACAAGACGATGGAGAATATAACGACAGTGATGAAGATGGCAATGTTGATGGCGGGGGTGACCAGGGCCGACCGTATGGACGCAATGGGAGGGCAAAAGGTGAGGAATCGCTGACACGGCAGCGCACGGAGGGAAAGCAAGCTACGAACCACGCGCGGAGTCTGTTTCAATCTGATGAGGCGGTGTTACAGCCGCTCTGGGCTTTTCTCGTAAGCTGTGCTGAGGCAAACTGCACAACACCCGCGATCGGCTCCGACATCATCCAACAGCAAAAGTGCCGTCAGATTCAGATTCCTTCCGTGCTCGCAGCCCTCATGCAGGCGTGTGCTCAGCGCTCCCCGCATGGCACCATCACAACTTAA